TCGCTGGAAACCCTCCTGACCACGTCGGTCCGCCGGATCGAGATCATCGCCGCCAAGCAGCTGACGATCCTGTCCGTGGCACTCTTCATCACCCTGGCGCAGGCGGGGAACCTCTTCGTGTACCTCGGCCTAGGGTTGATCGATCTCCCCACGGAAGCAGACATCGATGTGTCCCCCGTCGCCGTGCTGGTGTTGTTCGCCCTGTACATCCCCGTGGCCATCGTGGTTTCGTCCCTGCTACTGCTGATCTCGGCCTATGCGAAGACCTACAAGGAGACGCAGCTCTACCTCCTGCCGGTTTTTCTCGGACTCATGGTCCTGACGGCGGCGGGGTTGCTCCCGGCCGTATCGCTACGCTCGCTGATCGCCGTCGTGCCGGTCGCGAACGTCAGCGTGGCCGTGCGGGAAATCATGGTCGGCCATTACGATATCCCCATGCTCCTGGCGGCCTGCGCGTCCATGCTGCTTGCCGCCTTCCTGCTGCTCAGGTGGTCGTCCCGCATGCTGGACAAGGAAAGGCTCGTCACCGCGCAGGACCTGGACGAGGCGGACCTGGCGGGTGGCGCCGCGCTGTTTCCCCGGCGGGTGCTCCTGTGGTTTCTCGGCATGTGGGCCATCGTCATCATCGCCCCTTCGAACATAGACGCGCTGACCCGGCTCGAAGGACAGTGGGCCTTTAACATGTTCGGCGTCTTCTTCCTGGGCTCGCTGCTCATGATCCGGGTACACCGGCTCGACTGGCGCCAGGCCCTGGCGATCCGCCCGGTGCGGCCCCAGGTATGGCTGGCGGTGCTGCTCCTGGTGCCGTCGACCCTGTTGACCGGGATCTTCGTCGTGGGACTGTCCAGCGTATTCCTGCCCTTCCCGGAAGAATTGCTGGAGCAGTTCGCCAGCGAGCTCCTTCCAGACGACTTCCCGTTGTGGCAGATCATGCTCATGATGGCCCTTACGCCCGGCATCGTGGAAGAAATGGCCTTTCGAGGCCTGCTGCTGCACGGACTGCACCGCCGGCTGAGACCGGTCGTGCTCATCCTGGTGGTCGGTATTATATTCGGACTGTTCCACCAGGCCCTGTTCCGCATCATTCCGACGACCTACCTGGGCGTGGTAATCACCACCGTTGCGGTCCTCACCGGCTCGATCTTCCCGTGCATGCTGCTACACGCGGGCAACAACGCCTTCGCCTTCCTCCTCTACCGCTATGGCGTCGAGATCGAGACCTGGCCCCCCGAGCTGCTCCTGCTGAACGTGCCCGTTTTTGTATTCGCGCTCTATCTGCTGTACCGGTACCGCACGCCCTATCCGGGCCTGCTGCCCTTCAGGAAAGGGGTACACGGAGACCCGACGGACCAGCGTATCCAGCCATAGCGATAGGTATTGCCTCCCGTGGCCCGCAACCGTATATTGGCTCCGGTCTTTCGCGATATCCGTGTTCCTGCCCAGACTTGGACTCCGGCTGCCATCCTTCCAGTACATGTCTCGATACGCACAACATCCGTTTTTCCTTTTTCTCCGGGTCATGCTGAAAAACCCGCTGAGCGTGTGCGCCCTGACGCCCAGTTCGAGTATGCTCGCCCGGGCCATGGCCAGGGGACTGGAAATCAGGCACAACGAATCCGTCATGGAACTGGGTCCGGGTACCGGCGCGCTCACGGACCAGATCAGGCATATCCTCCCCGATGACGACGGATATATCGGCATTGAACTCGAACAACGGTTCGTTCACCTGCTGCGGGACCGGTTTCCCAATCTCCGCTTCGAACACGACACCGTCACACGGGCGTTCCAGGTGCACGCGGACTCGGGCGTTCCACCGGTCAAGGCCGTCATTTCCGGACTGTCCATCTCCACCATGCCGGTCCCGGTAATCGACGAGATCATCGGCAACCTGGACCGGCTGCTGGGACCCGGGTCCGTATTCCGCATGTTTCAGTACGTCCACGCCTACTATCTGCCTTCCGCTGTGCGTTTTCGCCGCCACATGACCCCGCTGTTCTCCGACTACCGGTGCGAAGCGCTCGTCGTGCGGAACCTGCCCCCGGCTTTGGTCCTGACCTGGACCCGCTAGCGCCTGGTGGCGCGCCGACCGATATTTTAAAGTTTTGCCATGGGTATTTGTAGTATAAGGTGACCGCTCGTCGTGGCCGTGGCGGGCAGTGCAGCCTTGTTGCGCCGTCGTGGCGCAAACCGGCGCGAGATACAGGCCCGACCGAAAGCGCAATCGTCGAAGATTCCTGATACGGTACTGCACCACGCGCAGGAAGGAACCGCTTAAAGTATGCATTTAAAATCCCTTGCCGCACCGATCTTCGCTCTAGTGGCCCTTTGCAGCCTGCCCGCCGGTACCGTTACCGCCCAGTCGGACGCCGGCAGTACTACCCTCCCCGCCATGGAGGCGGCACAACGGACCGGCCAGATTTCGATCGACGGCAGGCTGGATGAAACGGCCTGGGCGGCGGCCATTCCTGCGACACGGTTCGTCCAGCGGGAGCCGGTCGAAGGGGCCGAGCCCGGTGAGGACACCGAGGTCCGTGTACTCTACGACGAAGGCGCCATCTACATCGGCGCCCGGATGTACGACGATCAACCGGAGCAGATCGGCAGGCAACTCGTCCGGCGGGACGAACGGGGCGCTTTCGACCTTTTCTCCGTTTCCATCGATTCGAACAACGACCGGCTTACCGGCTACCAGTTCCGCGTGAGCGCAGCCGGGGCGCAGCGGGACGCCTACCTCTACGACGACGTGCGCCAGGACGACGCGTGGGACGCCGTGTGGGAGTCCGGCGTGACGATCGACGGCGAGGGCTGGGTCGCCGAGATGCGGATACCCCTGTCCCAGATACGGTACGAGCCGAGGGACGGACCCCAGTCCTGGGGCATTAACTTCATGCGAAGGCGCCTGGCCGCGAACGAGTCGATCGACTTCGCCCTCCAGTCTCGGCTGCGGCACGGAAGGGTCAGCGTCCTCGGCCGTCTGAACGGCCTGGTCCTTCCTTCGGGGGCCAGCCGGCTGGAAATCCGTCCCTACGTCCTCGGCAGCGCCCGGACCGCCCAGGCCGAGCAGGGGAACCCTTTCTTCGACGGATCGG
This is a stretch of genomic DNA from Gemmatimonadota bacterium. It encodes these proteins:
- a CDS encoding ABC transporter permease subunit encodes the protein MNRATIGLLYRNEMRMLLRDRRTVVLSILLPLLVLPAILFGFKFMNEWRQEQQDTTTYRYAVVGAYADSVRTLIARGGLPAANDPGGSAENGAPAENTGPAENGGPAENGGPAENGGPAENVDQAENGEEDRRPASFLEVEATMPDSSLASGDLDFYLEALTGSEADSLDLARAAADTTEPGDVDGATEPGDEDGAIVTVADERYPGVPVVRVYYRANRDDSRRGSALLVDRIVDARKQDRAQALRSSGLESDPDEAILLSRVDVATPEQAAGFYFGRLLPLLLVFLTLTGASVAAMDSVAGEKERGSLETLLTTSVRRIEIIAAKQLTILSVALFITLAQAGNLFVYLGLGLIDLPTEADIDVSPVAVLVLFALYIPVAIVVSSLLLLISAYAKTYKETQLYLLPVFLGLMVLTAAGLLPAVSLRSLIAVVPVANVSVAVREIMVGHYDIPMLLAACASMLLAAFLLLRWSSRMLDKERLVTAQDLDEADLAGGAALFPRRVLLWFLGMWAIVIIAPSNIDALTRLEGQWAFNMFGVFFLGSLLMIRVHRLDWRQALAIRPVRPQVWLAVLLLVPSTLLTGIFVVGLSSVFLPFPEELLEQFASELLPDDFPLWQIMLMMALTPGIVEEMAFRGLLLHGLHRRLRPVVLILVVGIIFGLFHQALFRIIPTTYLGVVITTVAVLTGSIFPCMLLHAGNNAFAFLLYRYGVEIETWPPELLLLNVPVFVFALYLLYRYRTPYPGLLPFRKGVHGDPTDQRIQP